Below is a genomic region from Diabrotica undecimpunctata isolate CICGRU chromosome 7, icDiaUnde3, whole genome shotgun sequence.
ttgtcAACTCACATTACTAGTGGTGCCTCTTCAGTATATTCCTAATTTTGAAGTTACCGCGTTAATTATTGGAGAAACATGTCACTTGTTGATTTTGAAAGTGGGCGAAATTTTGTATATGGCTTTTAAAGCTAATTGCCATTTTTTCCCCTTAATGCGTATGTTCACGCCGCAGTTAAAATAAGTGGCATTCAAATAAACTAACgtttaacaatttttaatatctaatattttaattttcccgaAATTTAATTCTCTGAACAGCGACATTGTTGCCAGTACCTTTGTAGAGCTATTGAACAGTACTTGTAGATTTAACTGATAATGCGTATGGATTCATACATACATTAGTATTAACATAACATTTAGGAttattgaaatcaattattttgCTGTACAAATTGAGAATGACAAAAGAGCAAAAGTCTATAGAATAAACAAATAGTACAGATAGGATAAGTAAGACAAAATAtgaataattattttcttttccagTTTATTATCGTTTCCTTAAAAGATGGTATGTTCAACAACGCTAATGTTCTGTTCCGGACCAAATTCGTCAATGGCGTGTCAATGGTATCAAGAACCGTAAATGAAAATAGATAATGTTAGGACTGGATTTTGCAGACCTTGTTGTTGTTTTAAACAATAAGATGTTTTCaagtaaaatatattgtttctcagtttttatttttaaatataatacatTATATATAGCTTTtgtggttttttttattttaattcattaaaaaCAGTGGCGGTTCCTTTATAAGTGCACATGTTCACGTGCACTCTCACTGTTATTTTCATACAAACATCtgtctatataaaaggctatgataaCAAGTCACAAcgtttgtccagtaaaccaacgacgccatctaggaaagaaatctaatATATCCCATaatatttcaattatattttgttcttgaaacgatacgtttaattaatattactgtattaattatacagggtgtcatGGAAAATAGTGCGTTCTTTAACGATATGTGTGattgcagcatttaaaacaaaaaagtcttataacatttttttataaagtcaacctttttcaaaaaaaatattaattttaatccatttgattattgttcacagaaaagcaaatacagccggcaacgttgcgttccttgttattcttcgttaattactgtaaatcagcTATCATGAACCATCGATCGTGAGGCATAATATGTATTGCTACTGAtaacagtgatagagaaaaagcatatttgtttttattaaatatttaatagtaaAGGTTTGAATACTGTTGTTACTTAcatgaaaaattattattacaataaatgttcgaagtGGCCACCAGTTGCACAGATACACGCATTTATTCAACGAatccaattattcttaatattataagtatgtaaattatgtcagattatttcagcagcatcaaaaattcgttgtcgcaattgagcttctgttttaatttcatcctggttgtcatatactaatgattttagatatccccaaaaataaaagtccataacaTTACATTCTGGCGTTCTGGGTGGCCACAGAACGTGTCCATTTCTACCGATCCAACGACGAGGATAAGCGATGTCGAGGAAATTATTAATGTCTCGTAAAATGTGCTGGAGCCCCGTCATAaagaaaccacatttcagagCATATTTGTAGTGGAACGTCTTCAAGAAGTATGAGCAGAACatgctgcaaaaaatttaaataggttTCTCCATTCAATATTCTAGGAAGTTCGTACGGTCCAATCAGATGATTACCAATAATCACAGcccataaatttatactaaattgtttttgaaaatttgtcctaATAGCATTTTTCATCATTCCATACGTGACAATTGTAATTTGCATTTCtcgtaaaacaagcttcatctgcacacaacactttgcacggaaattcgggttctctggcgattttgttttgaaactatctacaaaatcttaatcttcgaggtaaatcgccttggtgtaaatcttgcactcgttggtaatggtaaggatgttacagttgttccgtaaatgtcttgtgaacaatattttttgaaatgccaaccattctagccacagatcgggtacttactcttggattattactgactatatccaaaatcacatctacatttagtctacggttacttcgtgttctaccgctagtttttttaggtaccacacaacccgtctctaataacctttgggacacATTCACAAAACTTCGGGCATTAGGATGTCGTCATTCGGAACAGCGTTCAACATAAAGTCTAACAGCCCTATTACTGTCACAGTGAGCTTCACCGTACGTAATTAATATATATAATCGAAAACATgacaatactatttattcttgagctacgggtaattacgactgtttacaaataatgtacCTTCTCTGGATCTCTGCGCTCTTTTGGAGCACAACGTTGCCGGATGTACTTGCTTTTCTGTGGacactaatcaaatggattaaatttaatatataattttttgaaaacggttgactttataaaaaaatgtttaagacgtttttgttttaaatgctacactcagcccatacctttaagaaacgcactattttccgggaccctgtatattaatataattaattttaataatatttttaaggtagaatttaatacaaaataattgaaGTGGTTGATTCCAAAAGGTCTTAAgtcaaaaaagtaaaattttcagGAACGAATTTTTTCTATGtttaagaatataattaaatgttaCTTTGGAATAGAATCAGTCATGTAATTTGCAGGTTCAAATTCTTGTTTCAAGACAATTGAAAGTAAGATTTGAACACAAATTAATGTCTTTTAAGAAGTTAAACATTTGGGTTTTTTTCAAAACGACATAAGTCAGTGACTTAAGCACTTTTGGAAAATTCATGGGACAACTTCATATTATTATTCATTTGATTATTGATATTCAGCGCTTGTCTTTAAGATGTCAGCAGAGGTTTAATAACTATCTAAgtacataattaaaaattaatttttattcatcaaaatttgaaaagtaaggttgaaaaatctttcaaataaaaGGTTCTAGTTTTTCATACACTACAGTATTATTATCGTTGGAACCATATTGCACATTGGTAAGTGCAGTATTATAAAAATCTTTTGAACTTTCAGATAATGAAGTAAATTTGAGAAGGTTTTCCacatcttttttcttcttttcacttACATGATTCACTAATGGCATAGACTTCACTGTACTGTACACTCCCAGCAAAAACTACTAGTGGCGTTTTAGGAAGAAGTCGGGGGCAGgggtggtaaacttttttgcgtcTTTTTAACGACTAGTCTCAAAaatgacattctcagcaaaattcagcttgttcctatgatttttagtggtcaaatctctgacaactgataattaaatattttatatgtcaCAGATTTTATGTAAAATTCGTTTTTCTACTTTACAATTATATTGGTAGGcaatagtttttattaattatatgtAATGTTTTAAATGATAACATCCATATTATGTACATATGTTAATGTTCATATAATGTATTACTTATAGCAAATGTAAACTATTAAGATTTCCTACCATTGGTTCCTGTAATAAAATCTTTATTGGAAAATGCAAGTGAAGGTAAATTTGCTATATTCCTTAACCCTAAATATATGTTGGGAAAATTCAGGTTAAagaatacacacacacactttttttattttcaaatatttaatatCTCAAAGATTGTGACATCAAGAAACTGTCTTGTAACAATTCATCATAAGTCTTTTGTATTTTTCCTTTCCAAATCGATCGGTGTGTTCCGATAATGTGGTTTAGAGGTTTTTCAAATGTTGAAATGTTTTTTCCTACTAACTGAATGATCTTCAATAAAAATTTTCCAAAAGTTTTATTTGTACTATGTTTATCAGCAGATTTTGACATTATTTCTAACAATTTATTTAGTGTGTCATTATCAACTTGTTCTCCTTGTAAAGTATCAAATAGAGATATATGGTTGTCTTCGAGATGTTTGCAGTTTGCTACTAGAttcctaaaaaataacaaaatcgaATGTAAATCTGAGAAGTAGAGACCATGGTGGAGGTGATAGTTTAGTAAGAAGGTGCATAAACCACAGTGTGAAGACACACAATTGGAAGAAGATCAAAAAGTGAATTAAGGTCCTGATTTTGTTCCTTAAACAGGCCCTGATAATTGCTCCATCTGTCTCTTTCTTATGGACATAGATGAGAACCATGGGTCGTTTGGGCATATTATTAAAATCGATTACAGTCATGTTTGCTCCCTTCCATAGACCTTCTATAACCCTCACCACATCAACAGTATATTTTTTGTATGCCGGCAcactaaataaaattagtaaaagcAATGCTTTAAAAAGTCAAGTGTCAAGACCATAATAACAAGACTTCCAGATACTGTTAAAATTTCGATTAGCCTATCATGCCTCCTATTCAAGATTGGTTTGATAAAACTATGAGATAACCTATCATGCTCCTATTCAGCATTGTTTGAAAAAGCTATGAGAAAATCTGGGATAAGAACAAGAAGAGCCATTATCAATATATAGAAATTATATAGGAAGATATCCACTAAAAATAGGATAGCATGAGTAAAAAAAACAGCTAGAACAATGTGGTATACATGGTTCATTCAGCTTAGGAATATTCTGACAGTCTTTGTTAAAGACATACAACACAAAAGCTTTATTAATACCTGAAATAACTTACTGTTGTAGTCTTCTTTAACAGTTTTGCTGTGAAAGCCGCCATTTGGCTGCTTTCTGGTTCGGGACCTGTACTGACAATGCCATTTGGCATTTTTCCAAATATAAAAGTTTATTTCCCACAGACGAAAGCTATGAAATAAAGTTCCTCTGCGAAACTGTTAATTGAAAAAAGAGGAATAATCCTGAATAATGGAAGTGTATattgattaattttaattaaaaactttCTATTGATAAATAGTAATctattaaaaaccaaaaaatttcAAAGCAGTTTTATTTTGTCAATAAACTGTATGTGAATAATTGTTTACTCCAAGTTacaattaatattggctatgagtatggGTCCCTGATTATGTAATAATTTCCAGCCACTCACAGTTTGTCAATATTTGAGCAATACAGCAACAAAATTAATAACTAGATTTACTAGTTAAGACTGGTGTGGAATAACCCACATTGGACTTTTAGTAATATTTAGGTTATTACATTTAATTAGTAAAATATAACATCGTAATAACCAAAACATTGTGATTCACCTCACAATAAACAATATGTGAGTTAATAGTTGAAAAACCTCTTGTGTGAACCTGTAGAGTCAGCAGAAATTATGTGTCATGGATTTGGTATTTAAAAGCAACTGttggtattatattattattgttagtAGTAGAGTTTAGACACTGTCTCTTATTTACACTGTTGAACTGACCCGAGTTACAATTGTAATGTTCAGTTATCAATAAAGAATGAAAAAGTACaatctttatttttttgaaatgtaACATGGAAAATCAGTTGGGCTAGCCAGGTGACGACCCAACACCACACTGTGAACAGAGTATAAGTACATACTGAATCTACTTACTTAAACAGTTTCACCTTAAATTGTTGTGAAAGGCCATCCACAAACTGTAGTATAACTCTAGAATATTTATCATCACAAATGAGCAAATGATCAGAAAGCCTCTCTGATACAATATCTGGATATTTATTGCAGAATTCATTTAGATTGTCTTGGGAGCTATCTGAATATTCTAATTCCAGCtgcaaaataatttaatgtaGTAAAAATATAGAGGAGGTATTATCAAGTTCAATCAGAAAGACTTTAGAAAAAAATTTACTGTGTAGGTGCTAGAGTTAAAAGTTACTACAAAACTAAAAGGTCATTTACATGCCTCTTTAGTCTAGATCAGACTCAAATGAAAGAATgttcaataaaaaatttaacataacTAACAATACTGCCTGTTAAAGAAAAACAATTATGCCATGTATATTCTGATTATATTTGTTCATGACAAATTGGAGAACTTTCAATTTCATTGGTCTTATTTTCTATATCTTTTTGTCTTAAAAATCTCTATTCTATCTAGTATACACTGaagcaaaaattaaaatgtatctTACTTGtggtaataataaatatttaacatatactAAAATAATGTTTTCATTGGTAATAACATTGGATCTTAATGATTGACCAAAATCTATGACTGATTCATAACTTAATTCCTTAAAAAGTTGTTGAAATATATTGTCCAGGTTTAGCTTTGAGCTATGTAGATCTGATATCACAGATGTATTTAGGCATTTTTCAGTTTCCAAAATTTCTTTTATTGCGTAAGTTATATCGTCTGCTACAGTCTCATTCAATGGTATCAGAATTTCATTTATTGTCTTATGTAAACTAGTTATCTCATTATCATTTATGCAATCTTCCTCACTATCACTTATAGTAATAACTTCGTTAGCTTCGccatatttttctaaaatggcattctaaaaaaattgattatGAATTAttctttattcaataaataaaatctagAAATATCTTACCAAAGGAAGAATTTTGGATAATCTGTTATATTCTTTATGGTCGCAATGTATATTGGATTTGCACTGGTTAGCTTTTTCTATAAAAGCTTGTAAAAGAGATTTATTTTCCTTACAAAATTCATATCTTGGTAAATACATAgctaaattatttgtttatttatatattttaaaaatttgaaattctaACCTTTAATTAGTTGAATAATCTTCTTTTTAGAAAAAGCTGGTTCATATAATTTTGCCTCACATGTTTGGTCCTAAGTAAGATTCATATGTATGTCAAGAAAAGATAAAAGAAGAGTGTCATATAACAAttgaataaaatgttaaaatagaATTACGTAAATATTCACAAAGCCGTTTAAAACTACCAATTTTACTTGTTTTTTGgtaacaattaataaataaagGTAAAAACGCAAGATATATacttaatattataataaatacatatacaaatgccaaacaaaacatttataataaacgTATAACCTAAAAATAGATTTGATAAATAGTACATTTATTTTTGTAGATGCTACGCAGTGCTCTGGTACCTTGCAAAGATGCCCTTACGAattcaaatatattaagaaaTCTAACCGGTAGTTTTGGCGTTGTGCAGCTACAAAAAAGAGGTCAATCTACACAACCTGTTCCAGCTGACAGACCCTATTCTCCATTCAAACCAGAAAAGAATAATTTAGGAGAATATGCATTTGCCCGTCTGGATGATCTTTTAAATTGGGGAAGGAAGGGTTCCATGTGGCCTCTCACCTTTGGTCTTGCATGTTGTGCTGTTGAGATGATGCATATGGCTGCTCCTAGATATGATATGGACAGGTAAAGTACAAAATTCATTTAGTTAGAATATGTAGGGACTGagatacatttaatatttattcaTCTTCTAGTTTTGACAGGAACTAATATCTCCACAAAGCACTAAAGTAGTAAACTGCAATCAATACTAAACCCTttaaatgtggtgctataggaaAATACACAGATTATCATCAATGGACGAATAATACACATTTTTTAAAGAggatttttataaatgaaatacAAAAATTTCCATTTTAAACCTTTATTTCCTTTTCATTCAAGGTATGGTGTAGTATTCAGAGCCTCTCCACGTCAAGCTGATGTGATAATTGTAGCTGGAACATTGACAAACAAAATGGCGCCAGCTTTGAGAAAGGTATATGACCAAATGCCTGACCCAAGATGGGTAATTTCTATGGGAAGCTGTGCCAATGGTGGTGGATATTACCATTATTCATACTCAGTTGTAAggtgtgttttttattttaaataggtattTTCCTTTAATAACTATCATAAATTTGACAATAAAATATCCTAGTGTTGAACAATCAGGGTATGGTCCACAGCCAGactgtttattttataattggcATAAGTACCAAACaagtaaaataaaagtagtaaaaTTGGGAAATCTCTATAAACATAACACTATAATCAATGGTTTACTAATAATCAGTTACATTTAGCAAATACCTACTGGAACAATATGTGTATAGAAACAATCTAAAAGATGGACTTTTCAAGGTGTTAGTAAAagtttaaaaacctttttttaattATGTCTGAAACATCATATATTTTTAAGGTGTATTCAACCAGTTTTCTTTAGCCTTTTCCCATCAAGCAGGAGTCACTATACATTCTGATAGTGGAAGATATAAAATTGGATCCAGACCATACTTCCATAGATGAAGAGGAACTACTAAAAAATAGTCAGTAAATCCACAATGAAGTTCAGTAAGGAGCTACAAAGGTCCAGGGAACAAACAGGAGTGGTGCAAAGAGAAAAATGTTCAAGTACTTTTGCATTTGCTCAACACAAAAGGGGCTCAGCAGAGGGTACGAAAACCTATCCTAAAGCCACATAGATGGAGAGTATGCACAAGACATCTTTCAGGTTGTAGGTTGGAAAGATTTATGAGACCTTTAAACTTTATCTATGATAAAAATAGCATTCCATTATTCAACATATGCCATACTTATTAGATCTTGAGTCATGTAAGAACTTCATTAAAAGGACTAAGATTTCATTGGGTTGAAGCTGCGAGAGATAAAGCGGCACACATCCTGAAGGAGCTGACAGAACACTGCCAGAACTGTTTTGAACAATCAAAAATTCACATATGTAACAGATTATAATATAAATCTGTATGAACTATACAGATTATAAAAATACCATTTTATGATCTTTTTGGTAGATTATTACAATATGTTTATATTTGAAATGAAAcgctttttatataaaataatttattcaacTCACATTGATTTATTAACTCATAGTTTTTTTGATTTAGGGGTTGTGATAGAATTGTTCCTGTGGATATATATGTACCAGGATGTCCACCTACAGCTGAAGCCCTTTTGTATGGAATTCTACAGTTACAAAAGAAAGTTAAAAGAATGAATACTTTGCAAATGTggtatagaaaataaatagtttaaatgtaattagaaaattaagatcaatttataaaaaaatacttccCTGTAAATAACTGTTTCTTGTGAATTTTGATTTGATgtaatttattttgaatttacgTTAAAGTATTCAAATATGATTTCCCAGTATACTTCATTGttaattcaataaatttatatagTACAATGTGTGGTTTTATTCCTTGCAGTAAAGTATTTCTTGAAAATTTGTTGTTGGAAGTCATTGATTTTGAACtctattataaaattttaagatcAAGACAGTCTACAACAACTTGTTTTAGAAAGTCTTAACAATGATTTAAGTAAAAAACGGTAGAGTTTTAGAATTTTACGTCTGTAAATTAAAACTGttataatttataaacaaaactgaaaaagaaTTTGGTAGGTTATTaacaaacctttaaaatgagctgtGATCGGTGATCATTTGATATTCATAGAGAAACGATGTCAATTGGCTCACTCCCTCTAATTAGATAACGATAATAGTCAAAAATCGATTTAACGTTAATTGGTAATAAAGGGAAgaaaatttaatgtctgttttgtcttttaattgtgttctgtttgtccctaattgtctTTGATTGCCCttaagtgttttaattttagtaatttaaatatatttgacATCACAATTTCCTGCCAAAACAGAAACCAAATTCAATTtatcaaaatttgataattacaagttaaagtagttgcacacccacaaaattgtacatttaactttattcattgtcatataactatccttttaattaaaaatccaataaattaacacacatttctaaaatatatagtaaatatataggaataaatgtaaataacttttaataatataaaacattactttcatttaacaaacaattacataataccttattcatatttcatttgttaatatctccccCCTTAAGAACTTCTCCGCTAATTATCAAACAGTTGCAATAAAACagatcgtcggtatactgcgaaaaccaggtaaatggcAGAATActgaaatcgagaaaaaacgtttttaaagtttagttttttattgtgaattaagcagtcagcttgtttttgatattcggtattctagtgaaagatgcatatatctgaaatgatattttatcattagtttgaaaaaattgagacacctatctgactagTCCTAAATTtactcaataaataaataaatcagttactcttcaaataacatatttaacacaaatataataaaccatgtacaatattttccagttttgtgatcgagatatgaggcttttactaggtaatcgcaatattttaaggtattagtcgatatttatgacatttaactggttttccctgaaaattatATTAACAGCTGattgtagttatagttattatttatatgaatgataagCAGTTCTATAGAAAtaacaaatttatttcgaatataataataacaatattatatatttatatataataacaatattattatgaggcttcctcgtccgattcgtcactgaaagcaagctctggcaagatgtctgttagGTACATCATTTtccgttttcaaattacgatactacccgtgatattcctccggtatcactcccttatcacatcgctgtaccaaatctctcttttttgctatgctaattgataaatgtgcatcataaattcgcttaagttcttcaagattgcttgttTGTATTAGTTaataacttggcgtgcttttttcttgttgactgtCGTGCATtatcagtaaggaaataattgaagcttgttgacatgtcataattaaaatagattctgtttgtctctcctttcacaaatctcattctttttattttcaaccacattattttttgccgttttggtcttttgtcaggtttttaattaaactgtgtgacaaattttttaaatcataaaagtcgtagtatttaaattctttacatttgtatggttctatacatacttttttatcatcaaccttgatatttttagttcctcttgcattttcaaaaccagacaagtaatctggtatcccatagatagatctgtgtttttttaTCGGTTTCGATACTACTatgcatagagtcaacttccatataggaatgtccagactctaaGAATTTGTGTTTAATAgtatttaaatggtctatgttttgaacattccataatagtaaggctgcaatatgctgattacgattctgtcctctgcaggtatcagaaaataaacttatttcacttacatattctggaacacattttgataagtagtggagtataatgcttaCTATTTCAGAACTTCCTCGTCTACCGTTAATTTCCGACCAGACgaaacagtaagctgcatttggtaatgcggcttcatatacacacaaattgtagaaTTTCGTTTTtcaagattacatacttcttttcttttctgatgttctctgtaactgtcttcctaattcgatttgtcagttggattagccctatcatatttattattaactaaacattgatcttttttaggaacaaaaaaCCTTAAATTATAGTCGctagaaaatattcttcgatatgtaatttcgcttacaccttccagtttcttctgtccacagtcatttatataaagttggtacatttttcttatacttaaatttttgtccaaatatctacgctttgaactttggcgaatataatgtgtgcccatggttggaaaagactcaatatgagccttcacgatttttcgggtttcACTGCTTGTcttatttggcggtgtatgcttgcctcttttatccgtatctgcataacagcctagaatatcagttttcttacaacatcttgtattaacgacgctgatatacaaagtgtcttacaaaaaaatttttcacatacctgtatgtattgaccattcaaagaaaagtaacactttttggaaaatgcacgtggtttttttaaacttcgacaaactgcaacgactctctttggtggctccattttaatacgtgcaataagaaaatttttctggcctatatattctaacttccaataatcacgacatagtctttgtgtgtaatcttcgctgaaataactggcacatttgtaaacgCACTCTGAACAATTAATTGGTATTggcaattttgctggtctattcttttttttttttctcataaGTCAAACCCTtagcacgcctcctttttgcgacatttattacaCATTCTTTGGAGTTAGCTTTTCTCCGTTTTAGTGGAtgtacgtctttccatactttgtcaaaaagtagatttaatatccaactagctatttcacttgacactaaactgttcgtgggtgcacctatttcagtatttTCTTTCTCATCATCCTCAATCAattcatatagacttcctagagagagtGATCCCTCTTCACTTGACTGATATGTGGGGTCTAGATCTAAAAtgtcactatcaaaaatggattcgatcattgagactatattgttctgagaatcatcaagaattgaactgctgtcttcagtttCAAAGAAATCTAAAAAACCCAAGATATTGCACAAGTAACTAATTAATACCtattaacaaaatatttcaaaactttCTTCCTAGTCACAAATATAGAAGAcaagcaattttatttaatagtctGCTTAATTTTAGCATATTCTTTTAACTTAACACCGTTAAGATCATTTATGGTTTTAGCTTAGtaatcatttctaaattttaactcaacccgttttcaggtagaatgaagtaagtgtacttaaaggtttttactagtcgatatgaaagagaaattttaataaatcatacacgtaaaatgtattagagacacttatcacctttttactgaatatggtatgcagtagtagaaatatcttgttgtccggcataatagtatatgtgggcttactttgttttacatgcaacagaactttaattttatggaagtaagtagcgctatattgttttatttgaaaatgaaaagttggttaggtgtaacttatttgtttattacacaaattatctgctgaatggtaggtcgtatcatttattgggttttacctgtatgtagagcggaaaaagctgaaaATTTTGGTAtatttaactcaatattttaaaatttgtcatttacctggttttcgcagtataccgacgagaTGATCACCCATCACCAGCAATCCAGGATTTGAACTATGTTTCACGAATCATTAGTTAATAATTCTtgtccatccatccatccaatggcgctacagcccaaatcgggccttggcctccttcaacaggcttctccaaccatctctatttaccgctgttcttttccatgaacgcgttcccaggcagttcctggcatcctcatcgacttcatcttcccatctctctaataattcttgtaccggcatttaagtagtattttggttatttactaatttatttcaattcaatagat
It encodes:
- the LOC140445834 gene encoding NADH-quinone oxidoreductase subunit B 2-like — protein: MLRSALVPCKDALTNSNILRNLTGSFGVVQLQKRGQSTQPVPADRPYSPFKPEKNNLGEYAFARLDDLLNWGRKGSMWPLTFGLACCAVEMMHMAAPRYDMDRYGVVFRASPRQADVIIVAGTLTNKMAPALRKVYDQMPDPRWVISMGSCANGGGYYHYSYSVVRGCDRIVPVDIYVPGCPPTAEALLYGILQLQKKVKRMNTLQMWYRK
- the LOC140445833 gene encoding uncharacterized protein; this encodes MYLPRYEFCKENKSLLQAFIEKANQCKSNIHCDHKEYNRLSKILPLNAILEKYGEANEVITISDSEEDCINDNEITSLHKTINEILIPLNETVADDITYAIKEILETEKCLNTSVISDLHSSKLNLDNIFQQLFKELSYESVIDFGQSLRSNVITNENIILVYVKYLLLPQLELEYSDSSQDNLNEFCNKYPDIVSERLSDHLLICDDKYSRVILQFVDGLSQQFKVKLFKNLVANCKHLEDNHISLFDTLQGEQVDNDTLNKLLEIMSKSADKHSTNKTFGKFLLKIIQLVGKNISTFEKPLNHIIGTHRSIWKGKIQKTYDELLQDSFLMSQSLRY